One window of Chamaesiphon minutus PCC 6605 genomic DNA carries:
- the rplO gene encoding 50S ribosomal protein L15, with product MRLIDLKPKSGSKHRKRRVGRGIAAGQGASGGFGMRGQKSRSGSPTRPGFEGGQMPLYRRLPKLKHFPLINQKEYTVINVRRLSELPANSEVTLESLMAAGIVTTNDGPLKLLGDGELTVALNCKAAAFTTGARTKIEAAGGSCEIV from the coding sequence ATCTAAAACCCAAATCGGGTTCCAAACATCGCAAACGCCGTGTCGGACGCGGTATCGCTGCCGGACAAGGTGCCAGCGGCGGTTTCGGGATGCGGGGTCAAAAATCCCGTTCCGGTAGTCCCACCCGTCCTGGATTTGAAGGCGGTCAAATGCCTTTGTATCGTCGGTTGCCTAAATTAAAACATTTCCCGCTGATTAATCAGAAGGAATATACCGTAATTAACGTGCGCCGACTATCAGAATTGCCTGCTAATAGTGAGGTGACTTTAGAATCATTAATGGCAGCAGGAATTGTCACTACCAATGATGGCCCCTTGAAACTATTGGGCGATGGCGAACTAACCGTCGCGCTCAATTGTAAAGCCGCAGCTTTTACAACTGGAGCGCGGACTAAAATTGAAGCCGCTGGTGGCAGTTGCGAAATTGTCTAA
- the secY gene encoding preprotein translocase subunit SecY: protein MDASREKAPSAQETFVQMAQAAGLRGRILVTLGLLILARFGTFVPIPGIDRVAFAESIKNSPTIGFLDIFSGGAFSTVGVFALGIIPYINASIIIQLLTTALPALEKLQKEEGEAGRRKISQITRYVAVGWGIAYSIGIALWLQKYALPGHQTTFFVVSTVMALTAGSMFVMWISELITERGIGNGASLLIFLNIVAVLPKSLGDTIDLAQSGDSSILTRTVALLAVFILMTVGIVFVQEGTRRIPIISARRQVGRRIQRERTSYLPLRLNQGGVMPIIFASSVLVLPSALASFAGKNVGADGNLDAISQAVINAANFLAPGTPAHVAFYVVLIVFFSYFYSSLVVNPVDMAQNLKKMGASIPGIRPGVATSKYIEGILARLTLLGAIFLGIVATVPTAIESALGVSTFRGFGATSLLILVSVAIDTAKQVQTLVISQRYEGMIGKE from the coding sequence ATGGACGCAAGTAGAGAAAAGGCACCATCTGCCCAAGAGACATTCGTGCAGATGGCGCAAGCAGCAGGTTTGAGAGGTCGAATTTTAGTGACCCTTGGATTGCTGATTTTGGCGCGGTTCGGCACATTCGTTCCGATCCCGGGGATCGATCGAGTAGCCTTTGCCGAAAGTATTAAAAATAGCCCGACAATCGGCTTTTTAGATATTTTCTCAGGGGGCGCATTTTCCACAGTTGGAGTTTTTGCATTAGGCATCATTCCCTATATTAATGCCTCGATTATTATCCAGTTACTAACAACTGCTTTACCCGCGCTAGAAAAACTTCAGAAAGAAGAAGGTGAAGCCGGAAGACGCAAGATTTCCCAAATCACTCGTTATGTCGCCGTCGGTTGGGGAATTGCCTATAGTATCGGAATTGCTCTGTGGCTGCAAAAGTATGCTCTACCAGGACATCAAACTACCTTCTTCGTAGTCAGTACGGTGATGGCTCTGACGGCTGGTTCGATGTTTGTCATGTGGATTTCAGAACTAATTACCGAACGTGGGATCGGTAATGGTGCTTCACTACTGATTTTCCTCAATATTGTGGCTGTATTACCCAAATCCTTGGGCGATACGATCGATCTAGCTCAGAGTGGCGATAGCTCAATTTTGACGCGGACGGTTGCACTTTTGGCAGTCTTTATTTTGATGACAGTAGGCATCGTATTCGTCCAAGAGGGTACTCGCCGGATTCCAATTATCTCTGCTCGTCGTCAAGTCGGACGTAGAATCCAACGCGAACGTACCAGCTATCTACCACTGCGACTCAATCAGGGTGGGGTAATGCCAATTATTTTTGCATCCTCAGTTCTAGTCTTGCCTAGTGCGCTAGCATCCTTTGCCGGTAAAAATGTCGGTGCAGATGGTAATCTCGATGCCATCAGCCAAGCCGTAATTAATGCGGCTAATTTCCTTGCACCAGGAACGCCAGCACATGTGGCATTTTATGTGGTCTTGATTGTCTTTTTTAGCTATTTCTACAGTTCGCTAGTCGTGAACCCTGTCGATATGGCCCAAAACCTGAAGAAAATGGGTGCCAGTATTCCTGGTATTCGTCCTGGGGTAGCTACGAGCAAATATATTGAAGGGATTCTCGCTCGCCTGACACTACTCGGCGCAATCTTTTTGGGAATTGTTGCTACCGTACCGACTGCGATCGAAAGTGCGCTCGGCGTCAGTACCTTCCGAGGTTTCGGGGCCACATCCCTGTTGATTTTAGTCAGCGTCGCGATCGATACTGCCAAACAAGTCCAAACCCTCGTCATCTCTCAACGGTATGAAGGTATGATCGGCAAAGAATAG
- a CDS encoding adenylate kinase — MTRLIFLGAPGAGKGTQAQILARSCGIAHISTGDILRAEVKAQTDLGVKAKSFMDKGELVPDSLLLDMIRGRLNQDDASTGWILDGFPRNVAQAEFLDRLLADIGQSYELAIDLSVPQSVLVTRLLDRAKIQNRPDDTEDVIRRRLVVYDEQTAPLIDFYQRKGVLRSIDGDRDLAAVTSELEALVK; from the coding sequence ATGACTAGACTAATTTTTCTGGGTGCCCCCGGTGCGGGTAAAGGCACCCAAGCCCAGATCCTCGCTCGATCGTGCGGAATTGCCCATATTTCGACAGGCGATATCTTGCGCGCTGAAGTTAAAGCACAGACGGATTTAGGTGTTAAAGCTAAATCTTTTATGGATAAGGGCGAACTCGTACCCGATTCGCTGTTATTGGATATGATTCGCGGACGATTGAATCAAGATGATGCCAGTACGGGTTGGATCTTAGATGGTTTTCCGCGCAATGTGGCTCAAGCAGAATTTCTCGATCGATTGCTCGCTGACATTGGTCAAAGTTACGAACTGGCGATCGATCTGAGCGTACCGCAATCGGTATTAGTAACCCGATTACTCGATCGAGCTAAGATTCAAAATCGTCCCGATGACACCGAGGACGTCATTCGCAGGCGATTGGTAGTCTATGACGAGCAAACGGCACCACTGATCGATTTCTACCAGCGTAAAGGCGTTTTACGTAGCATTGATGGCGATCGTGATTTGGCCGCAGTTACTAGCGAGCTAGAGGCATTGGTGAAGTAG
- the infA gene encoding translation initiation factor IF-1, translating into MSKQDLIEMEGTVTESLPNAMFRVDLDNGFNVLAHISGKIRRNYIKILPGDRVKVELTPYDLSKGRITYRLRNKK; encoded by the coding sequence TTGTCTAAACAAGATTTGATTGAAATGGAGGGCACGGTCACAGAGTCCTTGCCTAATGCCATGTTTCGAGTCGATCTAGATAATGGGTTTAATGTTTTAGCCCACATCTCTGGTAAAATTCGTCGCAACTATATTAAAATTCTTCCTGGCGATCGAGTCAAGGTAGAACTGACCCCTTACGATCTGAGTAAAGGGCGGATTACCTACCGACTGCGTAATAAAAAATAG
- the rpmJ gene encoding 50S ribosomal protein L36, translating to MKVRASVKKICEKCRVIRRRGRVMVICANPKHKQRQG from the coding sequence ATGAAAGTCCGAGCGTCTGTCAAAAAAATTTGTGAAAAGTGCCGCGTCATTCGTCGGCGCGGTCGGGTCATGGTCATTTGTGCCAACCCGAAACATAAACAACGTCAAGGTTAG
- the rpsM gene encoding 30S ribosomal protein S13, producing the protein MARIAGVDLPRDKRVEIGLTYIFGIGLTRAKEVLAKTGVNPDTRVKDLSEADVALLRERVEGDYQIEGDLRRWESMNIKRLIDIGSYRGRRHRMGLPVRGQRTRTNARTRRGRRATVAGKKKAPGKK; encoded by the coding sequence GTGGCACGGATAGCAGGTGTAGACCTCCCCCGCGACAAACGCGTGGAGATAGGTCTGACATACATCTTTGGGATCGGTTTAACCCGAGCTAAAGAAGTATTAGCAAAGACGGGTGTAAATCCGGATACGCGCGTAAAAGATCTCTCAGAAGCTGATGTCGCTCTCCTGCGGGAGCGCGTCGAAGGCGACTATCAGATCGAAGGCGACTTACGCCGCTGGGAATCGATGAACATCAAGCGATTGATCGATATCGGCTCCTATCGGGGACGCAGACACCGCATGGGCTTGCCCGTTCGCGGTCAACGCACGCGTACCAATGCGCGGACTCGTCGCGGTCGTCGCGCTACCGTCGCTGGGAAGAAAAAAGCTCCCGGTAAGAAATAA
- the rpsK gene encoding 30S ribosomal protein S11, with protein sequence MARQPSKKTGPKKQKRNVPNGVAYIQSTFNNTIVTISDANGDCISWASSGSSGFKGAKKGTPFAAQTAAESAGKRAMDQGMRQLEVMVSGPGAGRETAIRALQGAGLEITLIRDVTPIPHNGCRPPKRRRV encoded by the coding sequence ATGGCTCGACAACCTAGTAAAAAGACTGGCCCCAAAAAGCAGAAGCGCAACGTTCCGAACGGAGTAGCTTACATCCAGTCCACATTCAACAACACGATCGTCACTATTTCTGACGCCAATGGCGATTGTATCTCCTGGGCTTCTAGTGGCTCTAGCGGATTCAAAGGCGCGAAAAAAGGTACTCCCTTTGCCGCTCAGACAGCCGCAGAAAGTGCTGGCAAACGGGCGATGGATCAAGGAATGCGGCAGCTTGAAGTGATGGTCAGCGGGCCTGGAGCGGGTCGTGAGACTGCGATTCGTGCGCTCCAAGGTGCAGGGTTAGAAATTACCCTAATCCGCGATGTCACTCCAATTCCTCACAATGGCTGCCGTCCTCCAAAACGGCGCAGAGTTTAG
- a CDS encoding DNA-directed RNA polymerase subunit alpha: MAQFQIECVESKTESNQSQYSKFILEPLDRGQGTTIGNSLRRVLLSNLEGTCITAVRVAGLIRDEKTGVKPGTVNHEFATLVGVRQDVLELLLNMKEVKLKSYTSQPQIGRLNVTGPAEVTTADFELPSEVEVVDPNQYVATVAEGGKLEMEFRIERGKGYRSVDKFREQGLAMDLLQIDAVFMPVTQVNYSTEDVRIDGAVEKDRLILEIWTNGSLTPQEALSESAKILVDLLNPLKDISLESFQPEYPDEEDPSNQIPIEELNLSVRAYNCLKRAQINSVSDLMGYTQEDLLEIKNFGLKSAEEVIEALEKRLGIKLPHDKSVKV, encoded by the coding sequence GTGGCGCAGTTTCAGATCGAGTGTGTCGAGTCTAAGACCGAGTCAAATCAAAGTCAATATAGTAAGTTTATTCTAGAACCGCTCGATCGCGGGCAAGGTACCACGATCGGTAACTCGCTCCGGCGGGTATTGCTGTCCAACTTAGAAGGGACATGCATTACAGCGGTTAGAGTAGCTGGATTAATTAGAGACGAAAAAACTGGCGTCAAACCCGGTACGGTCAATCACGAGTTTGCTACCTTAGTCGGCGTCCGGCAGGATGTGTTAGAACTCCTGCTGAACATGAAAGAGGTCAAGCTCAAAAGTTACACCTCGCAGCCGCAAATTGGTCGCTTGAATGTAACTGGGCCTGCTGAAGTGACAACTGCCGATTTTGAGTTGCCTTCTGAAGTAGAAGTTGTCGATCCCAACCAATATGTAGCTACCGTCGCTGAGGGTGGCAAATTGGAAATGGAATTTCGGATCGAGCGCGGCAAAGGCTATCGCTCCGTAGACAAGTTCCGCGAACAAGGTCTAGCAATGGATTTACTCCAAATCGATGCTGTCTTTATGCCTGTAACTCAGGTTAACTACAGTACCGAAGATGTGCGGATCGATGGCGCAGTCGAAAAGGATCGACTGATCCTCGAAATCTGGACTAATGGTAGCCTGACACCTCAAGAAGCATTGAGCGAATCTGCCAAAATTTTGGTCGATCTACTCAATCCGCTCAAGGACATCAGCTTGGAATCTTTCCAACCAGAATATCCAGACGAAGAAGATCCCTCCAACCAAATTCCGATCGAAGAGTTAAATCTCTCTGTTAGAGCCTACAACTGCTTAAAACGCGCGCAAATTAACTCAGTCTCCGATTTAATGGGTTACACCCAAGAAGACCTCTTAGAAATTAAGAACTTCGGCCTCAAGTCGGCAGAGGAGGTGATAGAAGCACTGGAAAAGCGATTGGGGATCAAACTACCCCACGATAAATCAGTAAAAGTCTGA
- the rplQ gene encoding 50S ribosomal protein L17 produces MRHRCRVPKLGKPADQRKALLRSLTTELIRHGRITTTLVKAKAMRPEVEKMVTLAKSGTLAARRQALGYIYDQNLVHALFEEAPERYGNRQGGYTRVVRTVPRRGDNAEMAIIEMM; encoded by the coding sequence ATGCGTCATCGCTGCCGCGTGCCCAAACTGGGCAAGCCAGCCGACCAACGGAAAGCCCTGTTACGGTCTTTGACGACCGAACTAATCCGCCACGGTCGCATCACAACCACTCTGGTCAAGGCCAAAGCCATGCGTCCAGAAGTTGAGAAAATGGTTACCCTCGCCAAATCTGGCACTCTTGCCGCTCGTCGTCAAGCTCTAGGTTATATCTACGACCAAAACCTGGTCCACGCTTTATTTGAAGAAGCCCCCGAACGTTATGGTAACCGCCAAGGTGGTTACACTCGCGTCGTCCGCACGGTACCGCGTCGCGGTGACAATGCAGAAATGGCCATCATCGAAATGATGTAG
- the truA gene encoding tRNA pseudouridine(38-40) synthase TruA codes for MAAKNHKLITNSKPQRIALVIQYSGTHLYGWQKQPQGRTVQSEIERAIDNAIRRPVSIYGAGRTDSGVHAAAQVAHFDNPSVIPANSWAAVLNSRLPDDIVIRASAPVDDRWHARFSASYRRYRYTIYTAAQPNLFVRPYSWHYYQQPLVIERMQAAVAPMLGTHHLAAFHRTDSGRSHSWVDIQDVSCHQSGDFVQIEIQANGFLYGMVRLLVGLLIQVGNGDLSIAEFTKIWQTEQRSQVRHSAPAKGLCLLRVGYPDFPFPKSVWYDTQPQFLLPTT; via the coding sequence ATGGCTGCAAAAAACCACAAACTCATAACTAACAGTAAACCCCAGCGCATTGCTCTAGTCATTCAATACTCAGGTACCCACCTGTATGGCTGGCAAAAGCAACCTCAAGGACGTACCGTTCAGTCGGAAATCGAACGGGCGATCGATAATGCCATTAGGCGACCCGTCAGCATCTATGGTGCCGGACGTACCGATAGCGGCGTTCATGCGGCAGCTCAAGTCGCTCACTTCGACAATCCGAGCGTGATTCCCGCCAATAGTTGGGCCGCAGTCCTCAACTCGCGGTTGCCCGATGATATTGTCATCCGTGCTTCTGCTCCAGTTGACGATCGTTGGCACGCGCGCTTCTCCGCTAGTTACCGACGGTATCGATATACCATCTATACGGCAGCACAACCCAACTTGTTCGTGCGACCCTATAGTTGGCATTATTATCAACAACCGCTGGTTATCGAGCGAATGCAAGCGGCTGTAGCCCCAATGCTGGGAACCCATCATCTAGCGGCATTCCATCGGACGGATTCGGGTCGATCGCATTCTTGGGTGGATATTCAGGATGTCAGTTGTCACCAGTCGGGAGACTTCGTTCAGATCGAAATTCAAGCCAATGGATTTTTGTATGGAATGGTACGCCTGTTGGTCGGACTGCTGATTCAAGTCGGAAATGGCGATTTATCGATCGCTGAATTCACTAAAATCTGGCAAACCGAACAACGCTCGCAAGTCAGACATTCCGCCCCTGCGAAGGGTTTATGTTTGCTGCGAGTCGGGTATCCAGATTTTCCCTTCCCTAAGTCAGTCTGGTACGATACCCAACCGCAATTTTTATTGCCGACAACTTAG